Below is a genomic region from Gallus gallus isolate bGalGal1 chromosome 10, bGalGal1.mat.broiler.GRCg7b, whole genome shotgun sequence.
CCCTTTCAGGTAAGAAACAGTACTGGTCCAAAAACTGTGTTAGTTGGCACAGAAATGAGACACGCTTTCCAGTTTCAGTTGTCAGATGTTGTCAAGTAAGTTAAGTATCAGGGTTTTGAATTAATAAGATTTTAATAGGAAATTTTGTATTAAATATGTGGAAAGAAATGTTAAGTCTTAAAAAGATGTACTATCATAAGTATTCCAGACTTAAGTTACTAGATAGGTGTCCTCACATAGCCTATACTGCCACAGTACCTTGTAATATCTCTGTAGTGCCTGCAGGTGGTAAGCAACATCAGAAAGGAAGTGCTGAGTTCTGAGCTAACATCTAAACTCTTGTTCTTATCAgtggaaaggaacagaaaatgtcaGTAAATGATTTAGTTCATCCAATGTAGATTTAGAAAACACTCTGAATGGATTGCAGTCCAAAGCGCTCTCTTCTCTCTGTAGACTAGAAACAGTTTCTGGAGACAAACACTGATGGCATGAATAAAGTGTGATTGTGAAGCCAGGGATTCTTTTCTCAGGTATGATTAGAGAAGCCTAGTAAAGAGACATGCTGaaatttttgagttgaatatctcATTGCAACTCTacacattccatttgaaaattcacaaaTAATGAATGTATTTATGTCGActgaggcagatggtggtggtatggcagtagattgaactttcccaccagtattccattatgTTTTCTTGCCATgtgatggatggcagcagaggggcactccGACAAAATGGTGTCTAACATGGTGTCTTAGTTTTAGCTGGGATGAATTTTTCTTCGGAGTCTCTGGTATGAtgttatgttttggttctaggagaaaaaacagcattgataacacaccaatactaagcagtgttgtactgagccaaggccattctcagttGAAGGGACTAAGAAGCTggaagggaacagaattaggacagctgacttaaactggcaAAAGGGacattccataccatatgacatcatgtggaaaGAGTTTTGAAAGGAGTGGAAGTTCATCTGGCTCTTGCGCTGCTCGGGGGCTTAGCTGGGCAACGGTCAGGGGGTGGTAAGCAATTGCTTGTGCGTCAATTGTTATACAcatttatatttacataaaCATATATAATCATAACTattatctttttcctcttctttatcTTAGAAAACAGCTTTATATCAAGCCATGATATaaactacttttttctttcccaactCTCTCCCCCATTCCACTGGGAAGCGGGGGTGTGAGTGAacgactgtgtggtgctgagccacccgccaggttaaaccacaacacatggaagtgcatacaaagcaaaagtgtgtcactgaattcctccatacagaaaaaaaaattacccattgacattcatcaatgattgctgaacatttatggagaccaaacagcagacatgagcacagtgaggcagtgagtggtgcatttcagcaacagCAACATCGACAGTGattcacctctgctgctgcagattttcacaagcacagcatgcagcattTCCTTTGTCATCACTAAAAAAACGTTATGTCAAAACtggaatggaaaaacaaaacagttgttACAGAGTTTATTCTCCTTGGATTTGGAAATGGCCCTGAGCTGGATTATCTTCTCTTCCTAATGTTTCTGATGACCTATATTATGACGATAACATGGAACACCTTCATCATTGCGCTGGTGGTGGCTGATCAGTCTCTTCACATCCCAATGTACTTCTTCCTGGGCAATTTGGCTTGCTTGGATATCTGCTACAGCTCAAACATCTTGCCAAGGATGTTGCTCAGTTATCTGAGTGGAGACAGAAGTATATCAGTTGCCAAGTGTTTTACACAGTACTATTTCTTTGGTTGCTTGGCAGCTGCAGAATGTTATCTTCTAGCAGTGATGTCTTACGATAGGTACCTAGCAGTGTGCAAACCCTTGCACTATTTATTCCTTATGAACCACAAGCTCTGTCTCCAGCTAGGTGCTGCATCTTGGATAAGTGGTTTTCTGTCTAATTCTATATTAACATTTCTGATCTCAGACTTAGATTTCTGTGGCCCTAATGAAATCGAGCATTTCTTCTGTGACTCCTTTCCAATGATGAAACTATCCTGCAGTGACACTCACGTGGTGGGACTTGTCACTTCTTTTGTGGCAGGTGTATGCTCCCTGCCTCCATTTCTCTTGACCTTCTCATCCTATCTCTACATCGTTATCACAATCATGAGAATTCCGTCTtccactggaaggaaaaaagccttttccacCTGTTCTTCACATCTTATTGTGGTGTTACTTTTTTACTGGACAATATTAGCTGTCTATGTCCTTCCTCATCATGGTATTCAAATATCTCTATACAAAGTCTTCTCTATTTCTTATACTATTCTCACTCCCCTTGTCAATCCTCTTATCTATAGCCTGAGAAACgaagaagtaaagaaaactctgaaaaaaaagtacattgcTGGGTTTCAGATAGTTGCTTTGTACTttaacaataaaatgaaatagtcCTTGATGACTTAAAGGACCAGATACAACTTCATGGCATAAGGATAAACTTAATTTTTAGTACAACTTGAGAATACATCGTTGtacatataaaaaataaataaggagaGATTCAAAATGTGTGGACAGTCTTGCTGTCAGTTTGGGGTGAGAGGTAGTACcgaaaagagaaagaatttgtAGTGAACACTGTAAAGTAAGCAAAGGCTATGAATTAATGGATTATTGCACATAGTATCTTCTTGCCTACCTATCTTCTTTTCATCTCATTACAGCTGAAATTCAGAATCAGTTGAAGCTCAGTTTATAGTGGATAGACCGATTCTTTACTAATGT
It encodes:
- the LOC101750836 gene encoding olfactory receptor 1020-like; the encoded protein is MSKLEWKNKTVVTEFILLGFGNGPELDYLLFLMFLMTYIMTITWNTFIIALVVADQSLHIPMYFFLGNLACLDICYSSNILPRMLLSYLSGDRSISVAKCFTQYYFFGCLAAAECYLLAVMSYDRYLAVCKPLHYLFLMNHKLCLQLGAASWISGFLSNSILTFLISDLDFCGPNEIEHFFCDSFPMMKLSCSDTHVVGLVTSFVAGVCSLPPFLLTFSSYLYIVITIMRIPSSTGRKKAFSTCSSHLIVVLLFYWTILAVYVLPHHGIQISLYKVFSISYTILTPLVNPLIYSLRNEEVKKTLKKKYIAGFQIVALYFNNKMK